The genomic DNA CTCCGCAGACCAGAGGGAATCCTTTACCAAGAAGGTTGTCCGGCAGCTGGGTTTTTCCTCGACGGATTCCGTTCCCTTCCCGGGCGAGCACACACTGCCCATGACGTGGGAGCACGTCCGGGAAATGCATCGCGCCGGTATGGAGTTCGGTTCTCATACTCATCGCCACACCATTCTGGCCCGGATTCCCGAAGCAGACGCAAAGGCGGAGCTCGCCGCCTCGAAGTCGCTCCTGGAGAATGCTCTGAACGAGCCGTGCACCCTCTTCTGCTATCCCAACGGCGGCTATCCGCAGGATGGAAACGAACGAACCAATGAACTGGTCAGGCAAGCCGGATATTCCTGCGCCGTTTACATGGGCGGCGGAATCAACCTGAGTTCCACCGATCCCTATTTCATCGCGCGGGAGTGCTTCGGTCAGAACACGAGTCAGGAGGAGATGGCCGCCCTCCTGGCCAGCGCCGGACACCGCATCCGCGCGCTTTTGGGCAGGGATCGCTCTCCCCACGCGCGTTCGCTGCGGGCGGCCAAGAAACGGCCCCGCTGACTTGAGGACGGTCCATGATCGAAAGAAGTTGGATTCTCCGTTTGCATTTGCCGTTGTGGACGGTCGCATGTCTATGTCTTCTGGTGGGGTGCTCAGAGGATGAATCTCCCAAGCCGGTTCGATCCGTTCCTCATGATGCGAGATTCGGCGTCTATTCGCTCGATCCTGCTTCGCAGGACGTTGCGCTCGTCGCGAGCTCATCCCAGCCATTCTCCTTTCTTCAACTAAATCACGACGGAGCCCGATTTGTTTTTTCACGTAAGATAGACGGCAACACCGATCAGGATGAAGAAATCTGCATGATTGGCGTGGATGGAACGAACTTCCAGAGACTCACGGATAACGATTTCTGGGACTTGTATCCCGTCTGGTCGCCCGGAGATTCGCAGATCGCCTTTCTCTCCTTTCGCGAGCAGGATTTGGACATCTACGTCATGCGGTCGAACGGAGACAGCGTGAGAAAGCTCTACGACTCGGGCTTCCACGATGCGGATCCCAGTTGGGGAAATGAACGAATCGCTTTTACGCGCAACAGCCAAATCTGGACCATTCGGGATGACGGAACCGATCCCGTTCGACTCACCGATCCGCCGCGGGCCGGCGAGTGGGGAAACGCCAATCTGCCCTTCGGAGATTACGATCCGCGCTGGAGTCCCGACGGAACGAAAATAGTCTTTGAACGTTTGGAATACGACTCCAGCATCCACGGCAACTACAACATCTTCGTAATCAATCCCGACGGTTCGGGCGAGACTCGTCTCACCGATAGCGGTTATTCGCAGGGGCTGGCAAACTGGTCTCGTGCGGGCGACCGGATCGTCTACATCGTGGCCGCGATCGGGACCAACGGCAAATACGATCTGTACATGATGAATGCCGACGGCACGAACAACCGCAACATCACCCCGGGCTATTTCCCGGCGAATTTCCTGTGCCAGGCAGCGATGTTCTCGGCAGACGATTCCAAAATATTCTTCACCGGCGAATGGTGGGAGTGATCTCTTGAAGAATGGCACACGGAGAGGATCGCATATGAAGCGCGTTGCAGCGGCGATTCTGGTGATGCTGGTGGCGTGGGCGGTTCAGGCACAAAACGGGAAATCCCAGAGCTGGCGGGATATGGCGATGGATGCGCTGCGGACGGGCGAAGTGGAAAAGGCTACGCAGTTCTACGTGAAGTGGACGGAAGCCGATCCGACGGATGCGATGTCGCTCTACAATCTGGCCTGCTGTTACTCGCTCCTGAGCCGGCCCGACTCGGCAATGAACGCGCTTACAAAGGCCCAGCAGGCGGGCTGGAGCGATTCGGCGCACGCGGCGGACGACTCCGATCTCGAATCTCTGCGCGCGCGCGCGGATTTCCAGAAGCTGCTCTCGGAAATCGCCCGCAACGCGCGCACCCGCTACGGCGGCTACCCGATGCACACCTGCGAGCAGCGGCGCGTCGGGCAATATCTGGTGGTGCTGCCGACGGACTACGATCCGAACCAACGCTATCCGTTGGTCGTTCTCTTACACAGCTACGGATCGAATCCGGAGCGGTTCGCCGAAGTTACCTCCTTCATCAATACCACCGATTTCATCTACGCCGTTCCCGAAGCTCCCTATTCGGTGTTGGACGCGACCGGACGGACGTTTTCTCATTTGCGCGAGCGGGGGAATTTCCACGAGGACGAAGGCTCGGCGCGTCACACCGCCGAGTGGATCGTGAGCGTGGCCGATGACATGATGAAACGCTATCCGATAGACGGAACGCGATTCTCGATCATCGGATTCAGTCAGGGCGCGGCGATGGCGCACGTCACGGCCGCGATCTTCCCGGAGCGGGTGACAGCCTACTGCGCGCACGGCGGGTACTTCGTTCCCCAGACAATCACTCCCGAGCGGTTGGCGGCTGAGAAAACGAGTGGAGTGCGCGTGTTGATTACACACGGCAAGGAAGATCAGGCCGTTTCTTTGGATGAAGGAGTGTATGCCTACAACCTCCTCAAACAGGCCGGTGTGGACGTCAAACTGGAGATTCTCGGCGGCGGCCACACGTTCGGGCCGGAGGTGGGACGGAAGGTGAACGAGTGGCTGCTCGCTCTGAGGCAACCGTAGACACGTTTGTCAAGAAGAATAAATGTCGCGGGCGCACTGCGGTGCGCCCTTTCTCATACAAAAATCCCCAGCCTAAGGCCGGGGTTCGTTGTCTCCGTATCTTGGGTTACTCAGGTCGCGGGCGCTTCGACTTTCATTGCCGGAAACGTGAGTGAGATGCGCGTGCCGACGCCTTCCTGCGACCACAGGTCAAGTTCGGCTCCGTGAATCTCGGCCACATTTTGCAGAATGCTCATCCCGAGACCGGTTCCGCCGCGTTCGGCGCGAGTCGTGAAGTAGGGCTCGAACGCGCGCGCCTGCACGTCGGGCGACATTCCGCAACCGGTGTCTTCCACCGTCACCGTCACGTGATCTCCATTCCCCTGCGCCGTCAACTTGAGAACTCCTTCGCCTTTCTCGCGAATCGCGTGCGCGGAGTTGAGGATCATGTTGATGATCGCGCTTTCCAGACCATGAGCGTCGCCGAGCGTCGGGGGCAGACCGTCGGCGATGTTGATCTCGAGACGGTGAGGCGAGACCGATCCGTCGCGCGAAAAACCGCGCAGCGTACCGGTGGTGCTCTCCATGAGATCCACGGTCGCCCGCACGAGCTGTCCAAGTTCCACCGGCTCGAACGCGGGTTTGGCCGGTTTGGTCAAGTGCCGGAGATTGTGGGCGATTTTTTCGATCCGCTCGGAGAGCGCGCTGATCGTCTCGAGGTCCTTGTCAATTCCACCCTCGATCGCCACTCCCGCTTGTTGCAGGCGGAGCGTGAGCAGCTCGACGCGACCTTTCACCGGCTGCAAGCTGTTGTTGATTTCGTGGGCAATTCCGCCGGCCAGTTGATTGATGGTCGTCTGCTTTTCGGATTCAATCAGTTTCCGTTCGAGCTCTTTCTGCATGGTGATGTCTTCGATCACCACGCCCACGCGCTCGCGACCGTCGTCCGTCCGCTCGACCTCGAAGAAGGAATAGGCGAGCGAACAATCTCCCTTCGTGACCGTGCGCGGACGGACGGCTCCATTCTCGACAAACCCGCGAAGGTCCGCCAGAAAGATCAACTGAACGTCGCTCTCGCACCAACCGCTGTCGGTGAACTCGACTCCCGGTTTCAAACGGGCGTCCGGCAGCAGCAAGGCCGCCTGCGGATTGGCGTACTCGATCCGCAGCGTGGGATCCAGAATGACGATTCCGTACGGCTGGCTGTTGAGGACGGTGTTGAGATATTCCTGAAGTCGGCGATACCGCGAACTCGCTTCCTGCTCGGCCTCGATCAGCCGCGCGTTTTCGAGCGCAACCGCCGCCAGTTGCACGAACGTCTCAAACAGAACCAGGCTGGTCTGATCGAACACTCCGGCCAGACGCGACGTATCCACGTAGGCGGCGCCCAGCAGTTTGCCCTTGGCAATCAGCGGCGCGCCCATGATCGAGCGCACCTGCATCTTGGCGATGGAGTGATGCTTGACGAGATCGGAACCGCCGACGACGTCATTGATGAGGATCGGTTGCCGTCCTTCGAGAACCTTGCGGATAATCGTGTGGGAAGCGGCGCTTTCCGCATCCACGATCTCGCCGGTTTCCATGTTGCGGGCCACGCGGAACGTCCACTGACCGTCTTCGGAACCGAGCACGAGAAAGCCTCGCTCGGCGCCGGTCAGCTCAATGGCTGCGCTCATGGCGCGATTGAGGATGGTCTTGGTCGAGAGATCGCGGTTCAGATCCTCAACCAGCGACGCCAGCTTCTGCAGACCGGCGCTGGTGCCCCGCTCCGACGGCGAGTCGGAATCCGGCTCAACGCTGCTGCTCAGCTCGTCCAGTTCATCGAAGAAGTCGTCGGACACGGAGCGAACTACTTGTCCTTCATCTGGTTTTTCAGAGCAATCGCTTCACTGCGAAACTGTCGAATCTGCGGAGAGTTGAGATAGCGGTCTCGACCCTCGTCGGGGAGTCGCGACGCGATTCCTTTGAGAACGTTTACACCCTTTCCGAACTCGTCGAGGGCCTTTCGTACCGCCCCTTCGGCGGCGAGGCGACGCGCCGCCGCCCAG from bacterium includes the following:
- a CDS encoding polysaccharide deacetylase family protein, with product MVTIVKSSCATATLMHRIGPPMVVGIAFHGSTAQPLGEFNIFGKFMDAGTLERQLSFITGHFRVVALSEIVRRLHACEPLPRKTVFLTFDDCYAGNFHHAFPVLKKFGVPATFFAPTFYIGSDLPFPLDLLDAAVKHTRLAQVEISGIEGASRLDMRDDKEKLQAAITLHSLYKAFSADQRESFTKKVVRQLGFSSTDSVPFPGEHTLPMTWEHVREMHRAGMEFGSHTHRHTILARIPEADAKAELAASKSLLENALNEPCTLFCYPNGGYPQDGNERTNELVRQAGYSCAVYMGGGINLSSTDPYFIARECFGQNTSQEEMAALLASAGHRIRALLGRDRSPHARSLRAAKKRPR
- a CDS encoding GAF domain-containing protein, which produces MSDDFFDELDELSSSVEPDSDSPSERGTSAGLQKLASLVEDLNRDLSTKTILNRAMSAAIELTGAERGFLVLGSEDGQWTFRVARNMETGEIVDAESAASHTIIRKVLEGRQPILINDVVGGSDLVKHHSIAKMQVRSIMGAPLIAKGKLLGAAYVDTSRLAGVFDQTSLVLFETFVQLAAVALENARLIEAEQEASSRYRRLQEYLNTVLNSQPYGIVILDPTLRIEYANPQAALLLPDARLKPGVEFTDSGWCESDVQLIFLADLRGFVENGAVRPRTVTKGDCSLAYSFFEVERTDDGRERVGVVIEDITMQKELERKLIESEKQTTINQLAGGIAHEINNSLQPVKGRVELLTLRLQQAGVAIEGGIDKDLETISALSERIEKIAHNLRHLTKPAKPAFEPVELGQLVRATVDLMESTTGTLRGFSRDGSVSPHRLEINIADGLPPTLGDAHGLESAIINMILNSAHAIREKGEGVLKLTAQGNGDHVTVTVEDTGCGMSPDVQARAFEPYFTTRAERGGTGLGMSILQNVAEIHGAELDLWSQEGVGTRISLTFPAMKVEAPAT
- a CDS encoding dienelactone hydrolase family protein — protein: MKRVAAAILVMLVAWAVQAQNGKSQSWRDMAMDALRTGEVEKATQFYVKWTEADPTDAMSLYNLACCYSLLSRPDSAMNALTKAQQAGWSDSAHAADDSDLESLRARADFQKLLSEIARNARTRYGGYPMHTCEQRRVGQYLVVLPTDYDPNQRYPLVVLLHSYGSNPERFAEVTSFINTTDFIYAVPEAPYSVLDATGRTFSHLRERGNFHEDEGSARHTAEWIVSVADDMMKRYPIDGTRFSIIGFSQGAAMAHVTAAIFPERVTAYCAHGGYFVPQTITPERLAAEKTSGVRVLITHGKEDQAVSLDEGVYAYNLLKQAGVDVKLEILGGGHTFGPEVGRKVNEWLLALRQP